In Falco rusticolus isolate bFalRus1 chromosome 11, bFalRus1.pri, whole genome shotgun sequence, the genomic window GGTTTcatggtttttttgtgttgatgTGACTGTGCAAAACTTTGACTTCATGTTCTACGTGATCATGTCTTTGTACGTTCATTCCATTTCACGTAGCTGTAGCATTGTAGAGCTTAATGGATCCTGATGTCTGCAATAAGGCAGCAGTTCtaatgaaagctgaaatgtttcctctttgttttaatGGCTTCACCTAAACAAAAGTATATTGAATATTTTCTCCATCCAGAATGAAGACAAATGTAAAGATGGCATGTCCaaggaattttaaaaggtgTAGACCTCCTGACTGAACAGTGCCGTAttatattttgttctctttaatTAGTAAAGTAAGTATTAATCAAACCTATGCTGCTGGGGTGTaccatttatatatatataacaatatGGGACTATAACAAGTTGTTagcttcattttcattctgtcaGTGTGCTTAATTCTCTTGATGGGAGAAGACGGGGAATTACACATAAGAATATGTAATGCAAAACTGCTCTTTTGAGAGTTTTTGTGtattctttattctttaacTGGGTGGAATGATTTAATCTATTAGAAATTTTTAGATTACAAGAGCCATTGTGTTAAAATATTGCTCTGATCTTGTAATTTTCCCTAAACGAGAGCTCACTTCTGCTATGTAAGTTTAGGACAGTGGTGAAGGACTGCTAGTAATGTATCAGACACTTCTTTATGTTATACCAGCTTTTTGCTTCTACGTGAACAGTACCCAAGTGTTTGGTCAAAATATACTTTCTCTTAATCTCTGATGCTAGTTTTCactcttcatttaaaattttgcattcCAAGTAACTTTCCTTAAATAAATAAGATGATGGCTAGGGTTAGGTGCCAGGAGTTCTTGGATCCTTTGGCTAAGCTCTGGATGTTAGGCCAAATGTTACACATTTAAAGTTCTGAAAATAGTAATAAGCTTCAAGTGTTTAATGGTGAGATAAATCAATTTTAACAATTTgctaaagatttcttttcttttcttcctctaccAGCTGCTGTTCTCTCACAGGTGAAAGTCATGATCACGCTAACAGAACTCAAATACTTAGCAGATGCGCAGTCATCCTACCACATACTAAAACCATGGTGGGATGTCTTCTGGTATTACCTCACCATGATAATGCTGCTAGTTGCTGTGCTTGCTGGGGCTCTCCAGCTTACTCAAACCAGAGTATTGTGTTGTCTTCCTTGCAAGCTAGAATTTGACAATCATTGTGCCGTGCCTTGGGATTTAGTTAAAGCCAACCTTAACATGTcggctggctctgcagcaccgATAATCATCCCGCTTAAAATCCAGAATGATCTCCATCGGCAGCAGTATTCCTATATTGATGCAGTATGTTATGAGAGACAGCTTCACTGGTTTGCCAAATTTTTTCCATACCTAGTGCTTCTGCATAcctttatttttgcagcttgcAGTAATTTCTGGCTTTACTATCCTAGTACAAGCTCCAGGCTTGAGCACTTTGTAGCCATTCTTCAGAAGTGTTTTGATTCTCCATGGACAACACGTGCCCTCTCAGAAACAGTTGCTGAGCAGTCTGTGAGGAAGTTGCCAATAGCCAAATCAAAAGCAGTGATTTCATCACCTGGGAGTTCAGTAGATATAGGGGCCAGCCGACAGTCCCTGCCATATTCGCAGCCTGGCTTGGAAAcaactggaagagaaaattCCTCAAGTGTTCTTGACAAAAAAGAAGGGGAACAAGCTAAAGCTATATttgaaaaagtgaagaaattcAGAGTACATGTTGAAGAGAAGGATGTCATATATACAGTGTATATGAAACAGATTATAGTGAAAGttattgtatttgtaataataataatttatgtCCCCTACTATTTATCATTTATTACACTTGAAATCGATTGTGTAGTTAATGTTCAAGCCTTTACAGGCTACAAAAGGTACCAGTGTGTTTATTCACTAGcagaaatttttaaagttttggcTTCATTTTATGTTGTTCTAGTGATCTTCTATGGCTTAACTTGTACTTATAGTTTGTGGTGGATGTTAAGAAGTTCACTTAAGCAATATTCTTTTGAGAAGTTGAGAGAGAAAAGTAATTACAGTGATATACCTGATGTAAAGAACGACTTTGCATTTATTCTCCACTTGGCAGATCAGTATGATCCTCTTTATTCCCAACGATTCTCAATATTCCTGTCTGATTTGagtgaaaacaaactgaaacagatAAATCTTAACAATGAATGGTcagtggaaaaactgaaaaataaactagtAAGGAATTCCCAAGACAAGATTGAACTTCACCTTTTCATGTTAAATGGTCTTCCAGACAGTGTCTTTGAACTGACAGAAATAGAAGTCCTAAGCCTGGAACTCATTCCTGAAGCCAAACTTCCTCCAGCTGTGACCCAGCTAGTCAGTCTCAAAGAACTCAATGTTTATCATTCATCACTAACTATGGATTATGCAGCAGTCAGCTTTttagaagaaaacctgaaaacattGCGCCTGAAATCTAGTGAGATGGGAAGAATTCCATTTTGGGTTTTTCATCTAAAAAACCTGCAAGAATTGTGCTTAACAGGATATTTCATGCTAGATCATCACAACTCCATATACAACGAAAGCTTTCAGGGGCTAAAAAGTCTGAAATCAATTCATTTAAAGAACAACCTTTCCCGTATACCTCAAGTGGTTACAGATCTTCTGCCTTCTTTACAACACTTGTCTATCAACAATGAGGGAAATAAACTGATAGTGCTAAATAACCTGAAGAAGCTGGTAAACCTGAGAACCTTGGAATTAATCTGCTGTGATTTAGAGCGCATTCCCCATTCCATTTTTAGCCTAAACAATTTGCATGAAattgacttaaaagaaaataatcttagaACAGTGGAAGAAATAATTAGTTTTCAACATCTTAAGAACCTTTCTTGCTTAAAATTGTGGCACAACAGTATTTCATATGTCCCAGTGCAGATAGGTGCGTTATCAAACCTGGAACAATTGTATctaaattataataatataaaaaatgttcCATTGCAGctatttctttgtaaaaaattaTACTATTTGGATCTTAGCTATAATAAGCTAACCTCCATCCCCGAAGAAATCGGTTATCTGACCAATCTGCAGTACTTGGCTTTGACAAAAAACCATGTAAGTAGAACTTTGAattactactttaaaaaaaaaaaaaaaaatcaaatagtgACTTAACGTACCATTTCTTCTGGAACAGCCTCTGgttcaaaatgcttttgtggTGTTCATGATTAAACCCAGTAAAGCTGAAAAGGGGGTGGGGCTTGTTTAATTACTAAAGCTTCTGTGTCATCAAAGCCATAATACTGAGTAAGTACTATACCAGTCTGTAGCAGCTTGAGGGCTCTGATCCAGGTAGTATACATTACGATGGctgtagaaatgtattttccctttctctgcagctgtctATCCTATGTagtattttaatggaaaagaacagTGTTAAATTTTTACCTTAATGTCAAACTGAAAGTGGTAGTGAATCAACAGCTAGTTGACAAGCAGCTCAGCTGTCTGTTTGGGAAGAGGGAAATAATCATAGCTGGTCACCTCATCAGCAGTGCTAAACTGTCTGGTTAATTAGGGGGGTGTCCAGGTTTGTGACTTAAGACTTTTGAGGTTTATAATTGCGTTCACAGGTGAGTTTGGGTTTTGGATGTTGTGTGTCAGTAGTGTGGACTGGGACTAAGTTACTAGCGTATGCACAGGTAACTACGTGTACAGGTTTCACAAGCCAGGAGCTGCTAATGTGTCTCCAGTCTTCATTAAGTGATTCCTAGGAGACAGTAGCCTATTTGCTTCCCCTGCCACCTGCATGTGCACAACTTGTACACGTTTCTGTGCATGTATGTGCTCACCCCACCATGCTTACTTCTCCACTTCTGCCAGTAGCTAAGCATCTTCATAGCAAAACAGGTATATAAAACCATTGTAGTGTTCTTAAGCACTTTGTTGCATAATCATAGAAGCGTTactattttccctttccttatcCTTCCACAAACTAAGAGGGATTTTTTAATCCTAAAATAAACCCAGGAAATACCAAAATACGCAGCTGCATGTAGACTAATGACTTCTAACGTACATTATTtttgatcttttctttcctttttctagatTGAAATGCTGCCTGATGgattatttcagtgcaaaaagCTGCAATTTCTTCTTCTGGGAAATAACAGTCTGATGAATTTGTCCCCTCTTGTGGGTCAGCTACTGAATCTTGTTCAGTTAGAGCTCATTGGAAACTATCTTGAATCACTTCCTGCTGAACTCGAAGAATGTCAGTTCTTAAAGCGGAACAGTCTAATTGTAGAAGAAAGGTTGTTAAAAACACTTCCATCTCGTGTAAGAGAGCGTTTGCAGACATGCTCAGATAAGTCCTAAGTTTAAAATGAAACGGCATCGCTGCATTCTATAAGCCTTTTGCTTAATATCTCTCTAAAGATCTATATAGGTGGAGAGAAGTGAAGGAGAGGTAACAGTTTACAAATCAGTCTTAAACTTAAATGCATTGAACTGAGTTGATTgtattggaaaggaaaaaatacttaaattcgAACAAAAAATGCAGCCTTTAACAGGTAATCATGtgtttgaaaaatatgaaatatgaatTGTTGGTTGGGTTCTACTGGTTGAAATAGTTCAGTTAAATGCTTATGATAATGATAGTATTGAAGTGGAAAAGTGGATTGTCTGGCTATAGTGAGAGtgtatatacttttttttttccagtgggattttttttcttgatagtgataattttaaacagtttcaTCTCCTGCCATATGAGGTCTAAGAACTGTCTGGAATTAGTTTCTGAGTATGAACTCTTCACTAACTTAGAATTTGTTGAATTAAGAATTTAAACTTTTGAGCAGTTCAGTTGCATGGGGTAtactgaaagtaatttttcaacataccttaatttttaaagctttgacAAGTACTGAGTATTAATACTATAATTGTGGAAGATGCCATTTGAATCTTGCTCTTAAAATCAGTTGGACAGCAATACCTGAAACcagtttcagtattttgtcttaaaaatagtaaatacaaaatgaatTGTTGCCTAGAAATTGGGAGGAATTGGAAGAACTTGAAGTAACTGTTGTGCGCGTGTACTAGAAAGCCAGTGTTACAGTACTGATCTCCATAGATGATGATGGCAAACAGAACACGATATAGTCGCAAAGTTGTCTTCTGTATGTTGTGAGCATCCCAGATGTTAGTGTAGTGTATGTTGCTGttaaacattttcataatttctcaTTACTGGCTGCCTCAGTGCTTCTTCTCCACACTCAACTACTGTATTTTCGTGGCTGGGGAGAGGATGAAGAAGGTTTGTATTAGATAAGGACAGAAAGACACAGTTAAACCAAATAATCACACATCTTATAAGTGTTTGGGAGGGAAAACCAGGAAACATTATAAGCTTTGCCTCTTCTAGGGATGtaataatttcataaattatAGTGGTGAAATGAGCTCTTATGCCATCCTAAATACTTGCAAAACTGGATAGAAATAAAATGGTTCCTGACTTCATTCTTCCGCTGTGCGCtgttttattgtatttgaaGTCCTAACTCTCATGATGTTTATCATGTTCACTAAAAACGTAAGTTAAgcccctggggaaaaaaagaaaagcatgctttccaaaaacatatttgaaaactttttgTATTATATTAAAGTTTTCAAAACCAATATCAATTTTAGGTTAAATAGATGAGGTAAATTGTGCCCTTAATGACTTTGTGTTCATGAAGTGTGCTAGCTATGCATTCCAGTCTGCAATAACAAATCACCACAGATAAACCAGTTTTAGTACTAGACTTTTAGTCATCTTTTGTTCCCATTCCAGTTCCACTTTCCTGGAGAGTAAGGtttattttgaatgaaaatgcCAAAACTAAGTCTGATCAACATGGAAGTCTGTATCGTTGAGTAGCAGTGCAAGAGATGCATGTTTATTCACTGTACCAATGGCATCCAAAGACCTTTGTAGTTAGAGTGCTTttctcagggaaagaaaatatggtAAAACTATTACTTTTTTATGTAGTTGTAGAAATGTTTAGTGTAAATCGATCAGTTGTGTTTATGTGCAGACCAGTGCTGCTGGAAGTCTTTCTTAGTGTCCACACATAGCTCTTCCAAACTCATTTGACTAGTTCTGAGTTGCATAATAATTCCATAGGGGTTTACGTAGTTCACAAACTGAGCTACTTGTGGTAGATGTAATTATAACCAGAGTATATTGATTTGTACCCCGGTGGCTAGAGTTCTGTTAATAATTGCAATAGGTCTGCCAGGACTTAATAACTTAACGGTGAAGGACTCTTCATGCCAGAATTTGACACGCAAGATTTGCAGtctagtaatttttaaaaggttaagcaagcattttctttaaagcttttttctaaattgGAAAGTTGTATTGAAGAAGTTAAATAAGCAAGTAACTGGCTTGGCCAATGGCTTCAACTTTTTAGCAGTGCACGTCCTTTTCCATAGTAAACAAACCTGACGGAGGCAGTAATCTTAGATGTGCATTTTATGCTAGTTCTGTCAGAGTGAAATAACTTGGAGAAAGGTACTTCATTTCTAGAATGTGTAACCTCAAAGGATTTGGGGAAACATTAAGAAATGCCTAAGAATATAATATAGGTTAAATGGGTTACCTTTTTTTGCagacttcaatattttttcacCCTCTGCACCCCCTCAAGagggttggatttttttcactgcatgtTTGAGTGTTTATAAAACACCCAGACAAAAGCCAGAAAGTTTAAAGGCTAGAATCTCTAGCCTTGCTTTCAAACCACAGTGTGCCTTTATTATCCATTTTGTACCGTGAAACCCAATCCTAGCGCTTAGAATTGAGGGTGGAGACAAATACAACTCTGGATTTCTTGAATTCACTTCAGCCATGACCTTATTAttcaatttttcttcaaaatgagGGGATTTTCAGGGAATCGGTATACGAATCTGCTGTCATATACTTTGTACAATAAGTATTGTTGGCATCTAGTCTTTGTATTAAACAATCACTTCCAAtcaaaaaaaggcttttcaacCTGTTTCGATGTTGTATTGTGTCTAAGAATTTTGTATTGTGATCTTCCGTATggtgaacattttttttaaattaaattttttttgcattacaaTTCTATGaactgttctttatttttcatatgatATATTGCAAAGCTCAAAGTCTGCTTCCAGCTATTTGTGCCCATGTCCTAGCACGTATATCTTCCACAGGAAAGCGTGAAGGtaatgaacagcagcagcaaatgaaCACTCTGCTCCATAGCAAAGCGGTTCTCATGTTCTAGGCTGGGAGAGAAGCTCCCCTGTTGATTAGACCTAAGCTGCTATTTTAATCGTTGTTGCAGAACCTTTTCCAAGTCTCCCACTTCAGTTTTTTGTGAGCTGGGTAAATACTGAATGCAGCCTGGAATTGTACTGGGAGAAGTGAGAAGGCGATGATTGTCTTCCCAGCTTGGCACATACAGCTGTCATGCTGCTAAACTGCCAAAAATAACGCTGCTCGTAGTAAATCATGAATGTGTTGCAAGTATTGCGTGTTGTGTTAGCTCAAAGATCTCGTTTCTCTTGAATTCGGATGATACCTGATGGCTTTTTGTGGGAACCTGGGTTTGGCTCTGTTTTGAGGGTAAGGGAAAAATCCCAACATGCAAGTGATGTTATGTATTAAAGTGCTAGCAGCTTATCTTTCAAAATAAGAGCCTTCCTAGCAAGTTTTACAGGTGGCCCTTTCTTCTTGGAGATGAAATaactaatgaaaaattacttgtgGTTGACCTGTTTTGAGGTGGTAGTGTTAGTAAAATAAGGCAGATGATTCTTCTTAAATCTGTTGTTCCATGCTCCTGCAGATCCATATGTTTTGTTTTCGTGGCAGCTTAGAGTAGTtctaatgatttatttttttaactagtaGATTTACATCATGTTAACAAACTTTCTTGGTATGTAGactttctgtcttcaaaaatgTGACCTGAAGTTCATTCTGTAATGGCTTCTAATAAGTGACTTCCCGTGTTCCCTTTCCACCCTAATAAATGTTGGGATTATAGAGCAGCTTGAGAATTCTGCTAGCAAATACATGGCTGCAAATCCTGAAAGCAGGAGGCAGTGCATGTCATCCTATGGATTGTTTATATCAAGGTATTTCTGGAGATCAGGAATTTGATCAAGCTCTTGTGCTTTATTGCACCTTGTTGGGTGGGTGAACCCCTCAAACATGCAAGCATGGTAATGCGTTTCCCAGAGAGAATGCAGGGACTGCACCGTCTGCTTGCTGTCACGGAGCTGGCAGCTAACATAGGCTGTGGCAACAGAGGAGGAATTGTAGTTAATTGGCAGGAAGAAGCAAGCAGTGATACTACAGTCCTATGTGCTTGTGGGAGACAGCAATGTCTCGGAATTCCTGCGTCTGGAGAAGTAGTCATCCTGGTAGTACACGAACAGTTTATCCCAGCCCTCTATTGCTGGGACATGTGGATGACAGAGGGAGCAGTAGCCACATGCTCTGGGGCTGGACTGGCATCTGAAAGGGTTTAGGCGTTAACTCATCTATTGTGTTCAGTAAATGAACTGTTACATCTTTGACTTGTTGCTTCCTTATGTTCCTCCATTTATGTGAATACCTGTTCTTTTGTTGGCCAACCTCTAATAACTTATAATCcgttttcattattttgtacAAGTGTGCTCTCTGCTTGGCAGGAGCTGGCTAAAAGACTTTCAGGTGGCATGGATATGCAAGCCATACGCATTTAACGCTTGGAGAGGTAGagaagagagaatgaaaattgttttacctgcagagagaggggaaaggaatAACAGCTCAAAGTAGCAAGGGAGATGTCTGAGAGATCATTATTACTACTTAGCCCAGCAAGACTATTGGGAAGTATTACTTGCTAGTGGGCGGTTAGACAGTATAGTACTGAACATGGTGAGGTATTGGTCTATAGTGGGCATGCTGGGCACACAACAGGTTAATTTATTacttgctgttgcttttttcctcttgtaaaAATGGTACTTGTAAATCTACTGCCACTATTTATAAAACTTACTTACAAAACTCTGAATAAAactctcctttccccttcctcatgCTTGTGTACCTATGTATTGCAGAACTGATGCTTTTGTCAAAAGATGTTGCAAAGCAGCGAACATGATTAGTGTTTGGAAAGCCTGCAAGGATGAAAACTGTAATGGGATGCATGTAGAAATGTCAATCACTGCAATCTCACTGGCAGTGCATCTTGAAAATCTCTGAAGTCAGGGTTAAGGCTTAGTATATGGATGGtaaaggaaaagggggggaaCATAGCTCACTACTCTTTATTGAAAGTACAGCTAACCTGTGAGCAAATAGTGAATTGACCATTTTAATCAGCCTTGTTGGGTAGCAAAACTGCATAAAATTGTGCATGAAAcagtttggtgggtttttttcgAGTCAAGTTGCTCATTATAGCTAAAGGTGTTTAACCCCTTTGCATCAGTGCAGGGGAGGTGCCAATCCTCTGGCCCTGTGGTTGGACTACACCattgttttggcttttgttgGACCTTATGCTGAGCTGATGGAATGCAAAGGCCTGGCAAAATAATACTTCA contains:
- the LRRC8B gene encoding volume-regulated anion channel subunit LRRC8B, with translation MITLTELKYLADAQSSYHILKPWWDVFWYYLTMIMLLVAVLAGALQLTQTRVLCCLPCKLEFDNHCAVPWDLVKANLNMSAGSAAPIIIPLKIQNDLHRQQYSYIDAVCYERQLHWFAKFFPYLVLLHTFIFAACSNFWLYYPSTSSRLEHFVAILQKCFDSPWTTRALSETVAEQSVRKLPIAKSKAVISSPGSSVDIGASRQSLPYSQPGLETTGRENSSSVLDKKEGEQAKAIFEKVKKFRVHVEEKDVIYTVYMKQIIVKVIVFVIIIIYVPYYLSFITLEIDCVVNVQAFTGYKRYQCVYSLAEIFKVLASFYVVLVIFYGLTCTYSLWWMLRSSLKQYSFEKLREKSNYSDIPDVKNDFAFILHLADQYDPLYSQRFSIFLSDLSENKLKQINLNNEWSVEKLKNKLVRNSQDKIELHLFMLNGLPDSVFELTEIEVLSLELIPEAKLPPAVTQLVSLKELNVYHSSLTMDYAAVSFLEENLKTLRLKSSEMGRIPFWVFHLKNLQELCLTGYFMLDHHNSIYNESFQGLKSLKSIHLKNNLSRIPQVVTDLLPSLQHLSINNEGNKLIVLNNLKKLVNLRTLELICCDLERIPHSIFSLNNLHEIDLKENNLRTVEEIISFQHLKNLSCLKLWHNSISYVPVQIGALSNLEQLYLNYNNIKNVPLQLFLCKKLYYLDLSYNKLTSIPEEIGYLTNLQYLALTKNHIEMLPDGLFQCKKLQFLLLGNNSLMNLSPLVGQLLNLVQLELIGNYLESLPAELEECQFLKRNSLIVEERLLKTLPSRVRERLQTCSDKS